The segment GTGTATTAAAGAAATGCAAATTCTAGCACAAGAAGAGATTTAATTAGAGTGCTCCTGAAACTAGTTACATGACTTTCAATGACATTGAACGAGGCCAAACCATTTCAAAATCAATTGCACCCAGATATATTCTTAAGGTTAGTGTTCCAAGTATACCCCAATCTCACTTTATCACACCATCTGAACCACTTACAATAGGAAGACTACCAAATCAAGAATGTCAAGCAAAGGACGCACGAGTATCACATGGTATTCCAAGCAACATAAAGCAATAAAGGCAAAGTTAAATCACTTTCAGGTAAGGGATAAAAAACAGACCACTACCTGTCTAACCAGCTATATGGAACCTAGTGgcacaaacaaaagaaaagacacGTCGTTCTCAGATAGGCTTATAGTCTTTATGTAATTTTCAGAGTGAGACTAGTGTCGGAGGATAGATTCTCCCTGCTCTGCAGCATCAAATACATAAATATCTACCCCTAGTTAATACATCATTTGGATCTAAATCAAAGATAATCAGTATAGATGGAAGTCACTAGTTTGCATCAAACATCAAGCCTTAATATCTAAGAAGGAACAGAGAGAAGCCAGTGAAATGTTCCAAGACTCATGAGTTGTATTATCTCAATGCCGTCTTAAAGATTAGGGAAAGTTCATGGCTGCTTCAGCTAAAGATCATGGGTCCCTGTGAGCAACTCTTGAGTATTTGATTTGCTAATTTTACTGCCACATGGCACTACAATTGTAGTAAATGGTATGAAGGCCCCATTTTCAATAAGAAAACacactaaaatattattcaaattcaGTGGAGAATCCATACTAGATATCGACTAATATCTAAAATCCCATTAATTGCTAATTTCCCCAGCATATTCCACCAACCATAATTAAGAAAATTCGATTGATTAAAACTATTTCCCATTAATATATCAGAATATATTAAACCATTACCTTTCCACTATATATAGAACTTGCAACAAAACCTAGAAGATCTATCTTTCTATCTAACTCTTCAAACTAGGTTTTATCATGTCGACTACAACTTTTTCTCCCACTATTCAAGATTTTCTTGGAAACTTTTACTCAAGAAGGATGCTGCTTCACACAGCTTATCAACCACCTACCATGGCATCTCCTCCATTTGCAGAGGCTCAGGAAGCATCACACTCTTATGCACACCATATGAGCTTTGATGCAAATGTTGTCATGGTCCTATCAGTCCTCTTATGCGCACTAGTTTGCTCACTTGGACTGCATTCTATCATTAGATGTATGTTGAGGTACTCCAATTTGTTATCATCAGAAGCTAGTGACGAGCTTGCGGTTCGCTTGGCCAACACAGGGGTCAAACGAAAAGCCTTGAAGAGTTTCCAGACGGTAAGTTACTCTCCAGAGATGAATCTGCCTGGTCTTGATACAGAGTGTGCCATATGTCTCTCGGAGTTTGTGTCCGGAGAGCGAGTCAAGCTTTTGCCAAAGTGTCACCATGGGTTCCATGTTCGGTGTATAGACAAATGGCTAAGTTCACACTCATCTTGTCCCACTTGCAGGGACTGTCTCATTCAGAGTTGCCAGAAGATAGCTGGATGCAGTGAGAGGACCTCATCATCTAATCAACCACCACAGGACAGCTATAGGATGCAAATAGCACCGCTAGGACCGGAAAGATTTATACATGGCTTCTAATTACAAGTCAACTAGGCTTAGGTGACGTTATGTTGTAAAGCTTGATATGTATGTACTGCCAGTGGCAGCTTACCTGTAGTTCAATATTCAGAACAGAGTTCTCATTTCCACTGTACAGTTTTAAAACATTATTACATGTTGCTTTCTTCACTCTTTAACCTTCGCAGTAGAAGATGCTAGACTCACGTGAGtgaataaaattataaacaacTCTAATTACAAAGATAAGGAAGCTGAGAAGGAAAAACACTTAAGTGAGGGCAGCAAATCAACTTGGTCAACTCATAGAATTGATTAATCTCAAAGTTCATTAAAAACATGATATAACTTGTTTATTTAATAGTGGTTACcataatgattaaagctaaactatgtaaattaaataatctAGCTCTCCAGATCGTTATCAAAACTTTAGTGAAGTGAGTAAGCTGTGATAATGATCAGACAATATAAAAACGTGACAAAACAAGAATACTCAACTAGGACCTCACAAGAGATAAAAGATATAGGTTACACTTAGAACAAACGGTATAAAGTAGAATGGAGTCTGAGCAAGAAAACCACCATGTAGTCTAAATCAGATGATAACTAATTTAATGTGTGGTTTTTAATAATGTAGTACTACTAATCACAGAAAAGCTAAAAACGGTACGATAAATTAACAACCATTGCTTGTGGCTGTCAGAAATCAGAATCTGTTTTCTCTTTCTTACCAAACTGAGGTCGCGGAATCTGGACCATTAAGTGCTAAAAACCAATCATCTAACACTGAAAAACATACTGAGAGAGCAGTAAATGTAACAGAACTACCAAAAAGTTTGTTGTTTATACTTTATTGAAGAGACAACCTTGGAATATTTGAGACTATAGAGAATCAGTGCACTGTTAGAACAACGGGTAAGCTAAAACTACTGCATCAGAACATGGTTTCAACTTTCGAAGTCCAGACTTAAATTCAAGTAAATATCTCATCCCTTCGTTGGCGCCAACATATTCTCAGATTCTTGGGAG is part of the Raphanus sativus cultivar WK10039 chromosome 5, ASM80110v3, whole genome shotgun sequence genome and harbors:
- the LOC108859295 gene encoding RING-H2 finger protein ATL78-like, translated to MSTTTFSPTIQDFLGNFYSRRMLLHTAYQPPTMASPPFAEAQEASHSYAHHMSFDANVVMVLSVLLCALVCSLGLHSIIRCMLRYSNLLSSEASDELAVRLANTGVKRKALKSFQTGLSHSELPEDSWMQ